A window of Mobula hypostoma chromosome 7, sMobHyp1.1, whole genome shotgun sequence genomic DNA:
ccactcaaaataaatattaatattgcatttgccttccttactatcaaCTCAATCAgcaagttgacatttcaggaatcctgcactaggacttccAATTccttttgcacctccaatttctgaatttgctccccattttgaaaatagtctatgcctttatttcttcttccagaaTATATGATCGTATACTTCCATACACTGTACTCcacctgctacttctttgcccattctcctaatctgcccaagtccttctgcaggctccctcctcctacccactaccaccctctcTACTTAGCTTGGTAAGTTCTGCAGacctggccacaaagtcatcaatgtCAGCTAGATTATTAACACATAACATGAAATGTAGCAGGCACAAGAGTATCCctttgcggaacaccactagtcacaggtaatcaaccaaaaaaggccccctttattctcactcgttgtctcctgtcagtcagccgatcttctatccattctagcatctttcttgtaataccatgagctcttattttagtagcctcatatgtggcaccttctgaaaatccaagtaaataacatccactgactctctcgtttgtctatcctgcccgttatttcctcaaagaattccactggATTTGCCCgggaagattttccctgaaggaaaccatgctgatttggcccatttcatcatgtgccttAAGTACTCTGAAACATCATCctgaataatggactccaacatcatgccaaccacTGAAATCTGAAGGCCTCTGAGGAAAAACTACCATGTGAAGTATCCTGCTCCAGCAATATCCAAACCAAGATCATCTGTTTGTACAAAATCAGACTAGAAGCCATCTGCAAATATGTTCCCTTGAATACAATTGTGTACAGACATCTAATGAAAAGGGTATTGTTAGTTATTAGTCACAGGACAGTAAAGGCAGCTGTCTGTGCTTATGTTTTTAATGCTGTGATTTTATTCTGCTGGCACAGAAGAGGTTAAAATAATACTCAGAACATCCAGATTGAAACAAGTCTTTACCATTCCCTTCCATTCTCAAACCAGCTCATTTGCCCTTCCCATAATCCTTCAACTCTTATTTTCTTAATCCATTTTTCATCTTAATCCTCAATATTCATGTAATTTCTATATTAGACCATaatataaaggagcagaatttagcccatcaagtctgctctgccatattgtaatggctgatccaattttcctctcagccccaatctcctgccttctcccctcatctcttcatgccctgaccaatcaagaatctatcaacctctgattaACCCCTTAACCCTGCAAACTATTTTTACAGCTTTATAATTCTAATGGAGTTCCCTGAACCCTTTGTTTTTAATACCTTCTGTTTTATTATTAATCTATAGTGTCTTTTCTGTGGTGTTTCATACCTTCATGTATCATTTGTCCCTCCCTTTGGCTTATTCAGCGGGTTTATTCTGTATCTCTCTAAGATTACTTACGATATTTCAATATTTTacatttaactattttatttgaTCCATTTCTCTACACATAGCCAATAACACGGGGCTACCAATTTGCAGCTTGAGAAATAATAAATGTAAATATGATGACAACATCGTTTCTTTCATGTGTCCTTTTCAGATATGTTCGTGGCTGAATAAAAGCGATCCAGTGATAGTTGGCCGCTTCCTCTCGACAGGCCTCAGAACCTCCTTCTGGAATGCCCTGATCGGAATCTGTCACCAAATTGCAATGAGCTACCACAAACCTGTGCCAATATATTGTGACAGCACCGAAGAATTAGTGAACTGTTTTGTGGACCTTTTAGAGTTGTCATCTGAACAGCATCCCTTGATAATCATGATCGATGGTGTTGATCAGGTCTCAGAGGCTGATAATGCCAGAACCTTATGGTGGTTTCCAAATCCTCTGCCACCCTTTACCAGGTTAATTATTTCCATCACTATTAAGACATATGAAATTGCACAGAAAAGCACATTGCTACACCCAAATGCAGCGACCTTTCTTGAATTAAAACCGAGAGAAAGAAAGGAATGCAACAAGGTTCTCACACAAACTCTGCTTTCCTCCAACAGAAGGATTACGTCTGGGCAGCAGATATATGTGAATGCAGCTCTGGACCAGTGTTCCCTTCCGCTTTATGTTAAGTTGCtttataatgaagtgctttgttgGACGTCTCATGATGATATTAATGACCAGACTTTAGGAAGGACTGTTCACGACAATATTGATCGACTGCTTAAAAGGCTTGAAAGGAAGCACGGGGAAGGCCTAGTTTCCAGAGTTCTGGGTTATTTAACACTTGCAAATTCAGGACTTAGTGAGGTTGAACTGCTGGACATTTTGTCACTTGACAACTACGTGATAAGAGACTTCTGGCCTCAAGATGCTTTGCCAGTCTCACTGAAGGTACCATATTATACATTAGCGAGATTACAAGAGGATCTGAGAGGATTTTTAGTGGACAGGCCACACAACGGAGTAAAGATGCTCTTCTGGGCGAACAGACATTTTCCACTGGTCATTAAGAGGTGTTACCTCCAGAACTGGGACACCGTACAACAAATGCACAGTGTTATGGTGGAATATTTTTATGGTCGATGGTCCAATGGAAGAGCGAAGCCATTTCCTGTCTCTCTGTTGCAACAGGGCCCAATAAAGAGTCAACAGGTGCCCCAGAGGACTTCAGAACACAGGCCTTTGACGGAAAAGTATGTTGACAGGCAGCAGCCTTCACAGCCTTGGCTTTTTCATTTCCAGCCTTCTTTGGAAGCCCATTGTCCAGTCTTTGCAAATCACAGAAAAGTTGAAGAACTGCCTTATCATTTGAGGAGAATTGGAAAGCTGCAAGAATTATATTTTAACGTGCTAACTTCATTCACATCCTATCTCGCGATGATTAAAGCCGGTCATTTGGTTCAACTGATAACAGAGCTGGAAGAGAATATTCAGACGTTAAACCGAAGAGGTGTCAGATTCTTGGCAACAGTTCTAAAGAATGCATTTTGTCTGCTGCAGAAATCCCCTGAACAGCTTCCAATGGTTATTCAGGTGAGAATTCTACCATTTGCGGGATGCTTCCCACAACTGTTCAATTTTCTAATGCAAGCTTATAAAGAAGGGCTCCAGCACAGTGCCATTGCTGTGCTACACAGTCCAGTGATTACTGTGCCGAGAGTGCACGCCGCTTTGTGTACCTCTGACTTTTCTGCAGCGACTGATATCATAGAAATCCAGTCACAATCTGTAGTTCTTGTAACGCTGGAAAGTGGCTCTGTGTACACTTGGAACCCAGATTTCCGAAAACCTTGGGAACGAATAAGCACTAATGGTGTTAAGGTTTCAGGAGCCAGAGTATCACATGGTGACCAGTTCCTTGTATTAGCGACTGAACATAGCACGATGTTAGTCTATGATTTTTCCCAGCTAACCCTGCTGTACGAAGCTGAAGTGAGAAGAGCAGTTGAAGGTGGCATAGCAAAAGTTCTTCGGCCAATCAGCGGCTTTGCCCTATGCAACGCAAATGTGGTGGTGTGGTTTGACAATAGCATAGTAGTGAGGCTCTTTAATCTTAACTCTCATCACACAATCAGGCAGCTGAACTGCCGACATAATGTTCAGTGTATCTCCTTTTCTAGTGATGGAACATATGCACTATGTGGACAATTAAAGAGCACAGTTACAATATTCAACCTTCACACTGGTTGCCAGGTAGCCACAGttgcttctgaattccaggaCTCACCCGTATATTCCATTTTCCTGAGTGCTTCCAATGAGGAAACCTATGTTGTGGACAGGATTGGAAATAAATTTGTTTGGGACACAGAGAACCTGACTGAGCCAAGTCTTCAGGAGAGTATTATTTGTTCAGATAATGAAGATGAACTTCTCAATGTTGAATTTTCGTCCCATTCCCTCTTATTGTGCAAGATGTCTTGTATTGAAGTCTGGGACACGTTGAATTGGAATGTGTCAGACATGTTCAAACCTCCAAAAAATGAACATTTTATCCAAGCCATATTGTCACTAGATTGCCATTGGATTTTAGCTGTCATCAGTGGTTCTGAGGCCCTGTTTGTGTGGAagagagacacaggtcagtgtgTTCTAATGCTTGAGAACCGATTTGGTACACCATTGAGATTTACCAAGTGCATTACACAGAAGTCTTTGGTATCATTCACTTCAAAGGGATATGCCGTATCCTGGGACTTAGATTGCATAAATAGAGCCTCAGCTCTAGCGAAGGCAGAAAAGGCCATACAATCAATTCTCCTTTCGAAAGAAGGGAAGTATTTTTATACCTCTGATGGTACCAACATCATACTCAAATGGAGCCTGACTTTCTGTCAAATAGAGGCTACCTTTACACATGCCAACCTCATTAAACACTGCGCTCTTACAAGAACAGGGGCCACCCTGGTAACTGCAGATGTCAGCGGTGACCTTTATGTCTGGAACACGAAAACTGGTGAAAACTTCCACAGGATCAGATACAGCGTCGTGACGCAACTGTTGGTGACACCAAACGATCACTCTGTGGTGTCACTTTGTGAAGGCTCCACCTCTAAGGTCTGGAATTTGTCCAGTGGGCACATTGTCTGTGATATTCACGTACCCTTAAAGAAGGCGACGATTATGCCCGAAAGCACCTTTGTCTTAGGTCTTCATCAGTACTGTCTCCTCGCTGTCAGCTTGTGGTCAGGTGGCATAGTCAAGAGATTTGAATGTGTTGACAAGTCTGATATTGTTGCCTTTCAAACACTGAAAGATTATCCAGACTACATTTTGCTCATTACATCTTCTGGATGCATGTATACCTGGAACGTGGCAGAGGAAACATTTTGCCAGCAGGTCCAGCTCCCGATCAAGTTCTCCAGACCCGTGGATAACTTTCAGGTTTCCGATAGTGGGAGCATTGCAATAATGTCAGCTATCGCTAAGACTATCAACGTCTTGGACATCCTACAAGGAAAAATGTGTGTTATTAGAACCAAGGGAGATATCTTTAATCAGCAATTAACAAGAGATGGTCAGTATGTTGTTTACATAGATTACAGAGATTCCTGTAATTGTGACTTTCATTCTAGTCCATCACTTAACATTGTGCGAATAACAGATGGAAAAAATATCGGATGCTGCCATTTGTGTAAAATTCCCTCCAGCATTCTTGTCTGTGAACATGATTTAAGTATCTTAGTTGGTTTTGAAGATGGGAGTGTTGGAATATACGCAGTTGTTGACCATCCTGGTtctgaaaacaaaattaaaagcCAACTGACAGAGGTGATCAAAGGTGAATACCATCCTGAAAACAAAAGTTGGCACTTTAAAAACTTACCTGACGCTGTTTGGGTAGATTCAGTCAATGAATATTCACAGTAACTGCTTTACATGTCTGGATGAGTAGATAGTGCCAGTCCCTTAGT
This region includes:
- the LOC134349703 gene encoding NACHT and WD repeat domain-containing protein 2-like isoform X2 gives rise to the protein MDYHRDHKENTVRASRCVQIFLCCNPEETKVERKALREKVYPRLREYCRYKHGLEFQVIDAYMGVDPDDVHDCDVRKLRLKLLDDCLKFSAGPCFVALIGEQYGSTGIPEEIEVNEFEMILCRSQSEGLRTIVLENWYHRDENSVPAAYRLRAKADVLPDYYNKSNGRAREEAHAVWHDDFTEMTMTFSTIITECLKEGTIKPEQAQKYFTSALEAELQHGVINQPPSILRNCICYVCKIPHLTHHLKKLLANQKGPQGPAGQLPQEALAHAKLLRLRDEILPSLATVSDLRVYTSTLLGNHAGKMKQEYIEELCQQFYTDIVKLIDSSNKNTQKPVDNFEGVEVENMKHVTLCNLYASLSDFEWKERDQIKEYIVGKQPNTPLIVMGGPCTGKTVLLATCAKQICSWLNKSDPVIVGRFLSTGLRTSFWNALIGICHQIAMSYHKPVPIYCDSTEELVNCFVDLLELSSEQHPLIIMIDGVDQVSEADNARTLWWFPNPLPPFTRLIISITIKTYEIAQKSTLLHPNAATFLELKPRERKECNKVLTQTLLSSNRRITSGQQIYVNAALDQCSLPLYVKLLYNEVLCWTSHDDINDQTLGRTVHDNIDRLLKRLERKHGEGLVSRVLGYLTLANSGLSEVELLDILSLDNYVIRDFWPQDALPVSLKVPYYTLARLQEDLRGFLVDRPHNGVKMLFWANRHFPLVIKRCYLQNWDTVQQMHSVMVEYFYGRWSNGRAKPFPVSLLQQGPIKSQQVPQRTSEHRPLTEKYVDRQQPSQPWLFHFQPSLEAHCPVFANHRKVEELPYHLRRIGKLQELYFNVLTSFTSYLAMIKAGHLVQLITELEENIQTLNRRGVRFLATVLKNAFCLLQKSPEQLPMVIQVRILPFAGCFPQLFNFLMQAYKEGLQHSAIAVLHSPVITVPRVHAALCTSDFSAATDIIEIQSQSVVLVTLESGSVYTWNPDFRKPWERISTNGVKVSGARVSHGDQFLVLATEHSTMLVYDFSQLTLLYEAEVRRAVEGGIAKVLRPISGFALCNANVVVWFDNSIVVRLFNLNSHHTIRQLNCRHNVQCISFSSDGTYALCGQLKSTVTIFNLHTGCQVATVASEFQDSPVYSIFLSASNEETYVVDRIGNKFVWDTENLTEPSLQESIICSDNEDELLNVEFSSHSLLLCKMSCIEVWDTLNWNVSDMFKPPKNEHFIQAILSLDCHWILAVISGSEALFVWKRDTGQCVLMLENRFGTPLRFTKCITQKSLVSFTSKGYAVSWDLDCINRASALAKAEKAIQSILLSKEGKYFYTSDGTNIILKWSLTFCQIEATFTHANLIKHCALTRTGATLVTADVSGDLYVWNTKTGENFHRIRYSVVTQLLVTPNDHSVVSLCEGSTSKVWNLSSGHIVCDIHVPLKKATIMPESTFVLGLHQYCLLAVSLWSGGIVKRFECVDKSDIVAFQTLKDYPDYILLITSSGCMYTWNVAEETFCQQVQLPIKFSRPVDNFQVSDSGSIAIMSAIAKTINVLDILQGKMCVIRTKGDIFNQQLTRDGTCDQNNRSTQHFSVHAAIASPMTKNKLQRP
- the LOC134349703 gene encoding NACHT and WD repeat domain-containing protein 2-like isoform X1; this encodes MDYHRDHKENTVRASRCVQIFLCCNPEETKVERKALREKVYPRLREYCRYKHGLEFQVIDAYMGVDPDDVHDCDVRKLRLKLLDDCLKFSAGPCFVALIGEQYGSTGIPEEIEVNEFEMILCRSQSEGLRTIVLENWYHRDENSVPAAYRLRAKADVLPDYYNKSNGRAREEAHAVWHDDFTEMTMTFSTIITECLKEGTIKPEQAQKYFTSALEAELQHGVINQPPSILRNCICYVCKIPHLTHHLKKLLANQKGPQGPAGQLPQEALAHAKLLRLRDEILPSLATVSDLRVYTSTLLGNHAGKMKQEYIEELCQQFYTDIVKLIDSSNKNTQKPVDNFEGVEVENMKHVTLCNLYASLSDFEWKERDQIKEYIVGKQPNTPLIVMGGPCTGKTVLLATCAKQICSWLNKSDPVIVGRFLSTGLRTSFWNALIGICHQIAMSYHKPVPIYCDSTEELVNCFVDLLELSSEQHPLIIMIDGVDQVSEADNARTLWWFPNPLPPFTRLIISITIKTYEIAQKSTLLHPNAATFLELKPRERKECNKVLTQTLLSSNRRITSGQQIYVNAALDQCSLPLYVKLLYNEVLCWTSHDDINDQTLGRTVHDNIDRLLKRLERKHGEGLVSRVLGYLTLANSGLSEVELLDILSLDNYVIRDFWPQDALPVSLKVPYYTLARLQEDLRGFLVDRPHNGVKMLFWANRHFPLVIKRCYLQNWDTVQQMHSVMVEYFYGRWSNGRAKPFPVSLLQQGPIKSQQVPQRTSEHRPLTEKYVDRQQPSQPWLFHFQPSLEAHCPVFANHRKVEELPYHLRRIGKLQELYFNVLTSFTSYLAMIKAGHLVQLITELEENIQTLNRRGVRFLATVLKNAFCLLQKSPEQLPMVIQVRILPFAGCFPQLFNFLMQAYKEGLQHSAIAVLHSPVITVPRVHAALCTSDFSAATDIIEIQSQSVVLVTLESGSVYTWNPDFRKPWERISTNGVKVSGARVSHGDQFLVLATEHSTMLVYDFSQLTLLYEAEVRRAVEGGIAKVLRPISGFALCNANVVVWFDNSIVVRLFNLNSHHTIRQLNCRHNVQCISFSSDGTYALCGQLKSTVTIFNLHTGCQVATVASEFQDSPVYSIFLSASNEETYVVDRIGNKFVWDTENLTEPSLQESIICSDNEDELLNVEFSSHSLLLCKMSCIEVWDTLNWNVSDMFKPPKNEHFIQAILSLDCHWILAVISGSEALFVWKRDTGQCVLMLENRFGTPLRFTKCITQKSLVSFTSKGYAVSWDLDCINRASALAKAEKAIQSILLSKEGKYFYTSDGTNIILKWSLTFCQIEATFTHANLIKHCALTRTGATLVTADVSGDLYVWNTKTGENFHRIRYSVVTQLLVTPNDHSVVSLCEGSTSKVWNLSSGHIVCDIHVPLKKATIMPESTFVLGLHQYCLLAVSLWSGGIVKRFECVDKSDIVAFQTLKDYPDYILLITSSGCMYTWNVAEETFCQQVQLPIKFSRPVDNFQVSDSGSIAIMSAIAKTINVLDILQGKMCVIRTKGDIFNQQLTRDGQYVVYIDYRDSCNCDFHSSPSLNIVRITDGKNIGCCHLCKIPSSILVCEHDLSILVGFEDGSVGIYAVVDHPGSENKIKSQLTEVIKGTCDQNNRSTQHFSVHAAIASPMTKNKLQRP